A single window of Chitinophaga sp. XS-30 DNA harbors:
- a CDS encoding Crp/Fnr family transcriptional regulator, which produces MATKEQLYNPAIESMLRFFHAVTPLSPEAMAAMSCCLYQEKYPRRHLLHQQHRVAAHLYIVSKGLLRSYHHHQGKEVTIALGMENSVLCAMDSLLSHQPSYYSIETVEESEVISIAYNDLELLYNEFHEVERLGRLMISRYYLEQEAALRSLRFQTAEERYQDLLMNNPALLQRTPLGYLASYLGITPATLSRIRAKWGGSDRYHSGI; this is translated from the coding sequence CTGCGCTTCTTTCACGCGGTAACACCGCTTTCCCCCGAGGCCATGGCTGCTATGAGCTGCTGCCTCTACCAGGAGAAATATCCCCGCAGGCATCTGCTTCATCAACAGCACCGGGTGGCGGCCCATCTTTATATTGTTTCAAAGGGGCTGCTGCGTAGCTATCACCACCACCAGGGGAAAGAGGTAACAATTGCGTTGGGTATGGAAAACAGTGTTTTGTGCGCGATGGACAGCCTGTTGAGCCATCAGCCTTCCTATTACAGCATCGAGACCGTTGAGGAAAGTGAGGTGATATCCATTGCCTACAATGATCTGGAACTGCTTTATAATGAGTTTCACGAGGTCGAACGGCTGGGCCGTTTGATGATCAGCCGCTATTACCTTGAGCAGGAAGCGGCGTTACGTTCGCTTCGTTTTCAAACAGCGGAAGAACGCTACCAGGATCTGCTCATGAATAACCCCGCGCTACTCCAACGCACGCCACTGGGGTATCTTGCATCCTATCTTGGTATTACTCCCGCCACACTAAGCCGTATCCGGGCAAAATGGGGCGGGTCAGACCGCTATCATTCGGGAATTTGA